One genomic window of Micropterus dolomieu isolate WLL.071019.BEF.003 ecotype Adirondacks linkage group LG06, ASM2129224v1, whole genome shotgun sequence includes the following:
- the LOC123972187 gene encoding schwannomin-interacting protein 1-like, with the protein MKRNLRRGDMRDMSLGQLQVITNDLHSQIQSLNEELVQLLLLRDELHVEQDAMLVDIEDLTRHAHSHQRHQAEKAISK; encoded by the exons ATGAAGAGGAATCTGAGGAGAGGGGACATGAGGGACATGAGTCTAGGACAGCTGCAAGTCATCACAAATGACTTACACTCACAGATTCAAA GTCTTAATGAGGAGCTGgtacagttgctgctgctgagGGATGAGCTACATGTGGAGCAGGACGCCATGCTGGTGGACATAGAGGACCTCACCAG GCATGCTCACAGCCATCAGCGGCACCAGGCAGAGAAAGCCATCTCTAAATAA
- the zmp:0000001127 gene encoding interleukin-12 subunit alpha, which yields MPFIKLYFTPALLLLVLACPLWQVSQSLPVMTKGPMMDSCVLYARTLLENITDALTQNNLFSGIDCKKQSVELNMETSTPSVCAPKESTCSGIVKSEFDQEMCLTNIRKDLHHYYKFLAAQPDPDSLLGPTVLFSLRELMENCFTWSLPTNMASKEVAVDRPSTYDERLSLCKVLKGFQVRTVTINRVLAYMNSGEHTK from the exons ATGCCCTTCATCAAGCTCT ACTTCACTCCTGCACTGCTGCTCCTGGTGCTTGCCTGTCCTCTGTGGCAGGTCAGCCAGTCTTTGCCTGTGATGACTAAGGGGCCGATGATGGACTCCTGTGTTTTATATGCACGGACACTTCTAGAGAACATCACTGATGCACTCACACAG AATAACCTGTTCAGTGGAATTGACTGCAAGAAACAGAGTGTGGAGCTGAACATGGAGACTAGCACACCATCTGTGTGTGCACCAaag GAGTCAACATGTTCAGGAATCGTTAAGTCAGAATTTGATCAG GAGATGTGTCTGACAAACATCAGGAAGGATCTGCATCACTACTACAAATTTCTAGCTGCTCAGCCGGATCCTGACAGTTTACTTGGTCCAACTGTTCTGTTCAGCCTCAGAGAACTCATGGAG AACTGCTTTACATGGTCTCTGCCAACAAACATGGCCTCAAAAGAG GTTGCTGTAGACCGTCCAAGCACCTACGATGAAAGACTGAGCCTCTGCAAAGTGTTGAAGGGCTTCCAGGTCCGCACCGTCACAATCAACAGAGTCCTTGCATACATGAACTCTGGAGAACACACTAAATAA
- the LOC123972179 gene encoding zona pellucida sperm-binding protein 3-like isoform X2 — protein sequence MDRNLQVTSFWRIVVLISVSKLTESRLVSSRGSSEGRTHGDVPPQLTAVTQQRSAELSVRPRPASQPVAVNCHPDSLEIVLQADMFDMGIQLDGRHLRLGSDSVSDGSACGAVPSGEAEFTIWAHHMDCGTKLSSTKGKIIYSNVLVYSPEPSSDGLLRLNGATIPVECHYDKSYAVDGISLHPTWVPFVKTASAEDQLVFNLRTMTEVSAIIGNHMPLRVYVDHCVATATPDAEATLRYDFIKHHGCLFDGYLTNSSSHFLPRVEEHKLRFQLDAFRFYQGPSNQVYIACYVKAVPVVLTVSSQNRACSVIENRWRSADGNDQACRSCDISHRVEESLPTEPPKTTISNKSWPSMTPQETLVQNRAKQPPASYFRFRPGMHQKPNHPQQSSARLKRGAKCSARQTIQLGPIIFLPSSKIDTKPMDSKTTLSEKH from the exons ATGGACCGCAACCTCCAAGTAACCTCTTTTTGGCGGATTGTCGTTCTCATCTCAGTTTCCAAACTCACAGAAAGCCGGTTAGTGTCCAGCAGAGGCTCCAGCGAAGGCAGGACTCATGGTGACGTCCCGCCTCAACTCACCGCGGTCACGCAGCAGAGAAGCGCCGAGCTCAGCGTGCGGCCTCGGCCTGCGTCTCAACCTGTCGCGGTCAACTGCCACCCGGACTCGTTGGAGATTGTGTTGCAGGCAGACATGTTTGATATGGGAATTCAGTTGGACGGCAGACATCTGCGCCTGGGCTCAGATTCAGTGAGTGACGGGAGCGCATGCGGAGCAGTCCCTTCAGGAGAGGCGGAATTCACCATCTGGGCCCACCACATGGACTGTGGAACTAAACTATCA TCGACAAAAGGGAAGATTATCTATTCTAATGTTCTGGTCTACTCACCTGAACCTTCATCAGATGGTTTGCTTAGACTGAATGGAGCAACTATTCCAGTTGAATGTCATTATGACAA GAGTTATGCTGTGGATGGCATTTCCCTGCATCCCACCTGGGTTCCTTTTGTCAAAACAGCCTCAGCAGAGGATCAGCTGGTCTTCAATTTGCGAACCATGACTG AGGTTTCTGCCATCATTGGTAACCACATGCCACTGCGAGTCTACGTTGACCACTGTGTTGCAACTGCAACTCCTGATGCAGAGGCTACGTTAAGATATGACTTTATCAAGCATCACGG ATGTCTTTTTGATGGTTACCTGACTAACTCCAGCTCCCATTTCCTACCAAGAGTTGAAGAGCACAAACTGAGGTTTCAGCTTGATGCCTTCAGGTTCTACCAGGGGCCCAGCAATCAG GTGTACATAGCCTGCTACGTGAAGGCAGTTCCAGTCGTGTTAACGGTCAGCTCTCAGAACAGGGCCTGTTCTGTAATTGAAAACAG ATGGAGGTCAGCTGATGGGAATGACCAGGCATGTAGAAGCTGTGATATCTCCCATCGGGTAGAGGAGTCTCTGCCCACAGAACCCCCTAAAACTACCATCAGCAACAAATCTTGGCCCTCCATGACTCCGCAGGAGACTTTAGTCCAGAACAGGGCTAAACAACCGCCAGCCAGTTATTTCCGTTTTCGTCCAGGAATGCACCAGAAACCCAACCATCCTCAGCAATCATCTGCTCGATTGAAGAGAGGAGCAAAGTGCAGTGCAC gGCAAACTATCCAGCTGGGACCCATTATTTTCCTGCCATCCAGCAAAATTGACACAAAGCCAATGGATTCCAAAACAACACTTTCAGAAAAACACTGA
- the LOC123972179 gene encoding zona pellucida sperm-binding protein 3-like isoform X1: MDRNLQVTSFWRIVVLISVSKLTESRLVSSRGSSEGRTHGDVPPQLTAVTQQRSAELSVRPRPASQPVAVNCHPDSLEIVLQADMFDMGIQLDGRHLRLGSDSVSDGSACGAVPSGEAEFTIWAHHMDCGTKLSSTKGKIIYSNVLVYSPEPSSDGLLRLNGATIPVECHYDKSYAVDGISLHPTWVPFVKTASAEDQLVFNLRTMTDDWQFERGSYLYFLGEPIHLEVSAIIGNHMPLRVYVDHCVATATPDAEATLRYDFIKHHGCLFDGYLTNSSSHFLPRVEEHKLRFQLDAFRFYQGPSNQVYIACYVKAVPVVLTVSSQNRACSVIENRWRSADGNDQACRSCDISHRVEESLPTEPPKTTISNKSWPSMTPQETLVQNRAKQPPASYFRFRPGMHQKPNHPQQSSARLKRGAKCSARQTIQLGPIIFLPSSKIDTKPMDSKTTLSEKH; encoded by the exons ATGGACCGCAACCTCCAAGTAACCTCTTTTTGGCGGATTGTCGTTCTCATCTCAGTTTCCAAACTCACAGAAAGCCGGTTAGTGTCCAGCAGAGGCTCCAGCGAAGGCAGGACTCATGGTGACGTCCCGCCTCAACTCACCGCGGTCACGCAGCAGAGAAGCGCCGAGCTCAGCGTGCGGCCTCGGCCTGCGTCTCAACCTGTCGCGGTCAACTGCCACCCGGACTCGTTGGAGATTGTGTTGCAGGCAGACATGTTTGATATGGGAATTCAGTTGGACGGCAGACATCTGCGCCTGGGCTCAGATTCAGTGAGTGACGGGAGCGCATGCGGAGCAGTCCCTTCAGGAGAGGCGGAATTCACCATCTGGGCCCACCACATGGACTGTGGAACTAAACTATCA TCGACAAAAGGGAAGATTATCTATTCTAATGTTCTGGTCTACTCACCTGAACCTTCATCAGATGGTTTGCTTAGACTGAATGGAGCAACTATTCCAGTTGAATGTCATTATGACAA GAGTTATGCTGTGGATGGCATTTCCCTGCATCCCACCTGGGTTCCTTTTGTCAAAACAGCCTCAGCAGAGGATCAGCTGGTCTTCAATTTGCGAACCATGACTG ATGATTGGCAGTTTGAGAGGGGATCTTACTTGTATTTCCTTGGTGAACCCATTCATTTAGAGGTTTCTGCCATCATTGGTAACCACATGCCACTGCGAGTCTACGTTGACCACTGTGTTGCAACTGCAACTCCTGATGCAGAGGCTACGTTAAGATATGACTTTATCAAGCATCACGG ATGTCTTTTTGATGGTTACCTGACTAACTCCAGCTCCCATTTCCTACCAAGAGTTGAAGAGCACAAACTGAGGTTTCAGCTTGATGCCTTCAGGTTCTACCAGGGGCCCAGCAATCAG GTGTACATAGCCTGCTACGTGAAGGCAGTTCCAGTCGTGTTAACGGTCAGCTCTCAGAACAGGGCCTGTTCTGTAATTGAAAACAG ATGGAGGTCAGCTGATGGGAATGACCAGGCATGTAGAAGCTGTGATATCTCCCATCGGGTAGAGGAGTCTCTGCCCACAGAACCCCCTAAAACTACCATCAGCAACAAATCTTGGCCCTCCATGACTCCGCAGGAGACTTTAGTCCAGAACAGGGCTAAACAACCGCCAGCCAGTTATTTCCGTTTTCGTCCAGGAATGCACCAGAAACCCAACCATCCTCAGCAATCATCTGCTCGATTGAAGAGAGGAGCAAAGTGCAGTGCAC gGCAAACTATCCAGCTGGGACCCATTATTTTCCTGCCATCCAGCAAAATTGACACAAAGCCAATGGATTCCAAAACAACACTTTCAGAAAAACACTGA